A part of Lacinutrix sp. 5H-3-7-4 genomic DNA contains:
- a CDS encoding cellulase family glycosylhydrolase, translating into MVSINKNIMRTILIASYIMLVALIISGVSALFSYLNTGADRSTMLHTEIKKVEQYLPRIDWEPLQNEGRPMDNENLNALQNDYLDAWYVKQIAYKTNKTAGIKDYYTDSARENLFAFIDLNKKQDITIEATTLKHNPTLEFFSEDGQMAVITDRNVIEYKRVFKANALVLETTETSTYQMVFLLEDGFWRIRHLVKEETDIYKQQPKQIAVDSLNIKGINYYPQANPWDMFGNAFSTDTIAKDFKIIKDAGLNSVRLFVQYEDFGKAAIDYKKVDKLKQTLDLAATNNLKVVLTLFDFYGDYDVMSWTLNQRHAEGIVNAVKNHKALLAWDIKNEPNLDFESRGKDNVIAWLDNMIDLVKGIDTVHPVTIGWSNTESATILKDKVDFISFHYYEDLEKLDEAITTMKKEIPNKPLVLQEFGMSSYSGFWKPFGSSDKDQANYHKKIQEQIAANNLQFMSWTLYDFTSVPNDVVGRLPWRKNVQKHFGFIDKNGTKKASFKYITH; encoded by the coding sequence ATGGTAAGTATTAATAAAAATATTATGCGCACCATATTAATAGCCTCGTATATTATGCTTGTAGCCTTAATTATTTCTGGAGTTAGTGCATTATTTAGTTACCTAAATACAGGAGCAGACCGAAGTACGATGCTGCATACCGAAATTAAAAAAGTAGAACAATATTTACCAAGAATAGATTGGGAACCTTTACAAAACGAAGGACGACCAATGGATAACGAAAACCTAAATGCCTTACAAAACGATTATTTAGACGCTTGGTATGTTAAGCAAATAGCCTATAAAACCAATAAAACTGCCGGAATAAAAGACTACTATACAGATAGTGCAAGAGAAAATTTATTTGCATTTATAGACTTAAACAAAAAGCAAGACATTACTATAGAAGCCACAACTTTAAAACACAACCCAACATTAGAGTTTTTTAGTGAAGATGGACAAATGGCAGTCATTACAGACCGCAATGTTATAGAGTATAAGCGTGTATTTAAAGCCAATGCGTTGGTTTTAGAAACTACCGAAACCTCAACTTACCAAATGGTGTTTTTACTTGAAGATGGTTTTTGGCGTATTAGACATTTGGTTAAAGAAGAAACTGATATTTATAAGCAGCAACCAAAACAAATTGCTGTTGATAGTTTAAACATTAAAGGTATAAATTACTACCCGCAAGCCAATCCTTGGGACATGTTTGGCAATGCTTTTTCTACAGATACTATTGCTAAAGATTTTAAAATAATTAAAGATGCTGGTTTAAATTCGGTAAGATTATTTGTGCAGTATGAAGATTTTGGTAAAGCTGCTATAGATTATAAAAAAGTAGACAAATTAAAACAAACTTTAGATCTTGCAGCAACTAATAATTTAAAAGTGGTTTTAACGCTTTTTGATTTTTATGGCGATTATGATGTGATGAGTTGGACCTTAAACCAAAGGCATGCAGAAGGCATTGTAAATGCGGTTAAAAACCACAAGGCATTATTGGCTTGGGACATTAAAAACGAACCTAATTTAGATTTTGAATCTAGAGGAAAAGACAACGTTATTGCATGGTTAGATAACATGATTGATTTGGTAAAAGGAATAGATACTGTGCATCCTGTAACCATAGGTTGGTCTAATACAGAAAGTGCAACTATTTTAAAAGATAAAGTAGATTTTATTTCGTTTCATTACTATGAAGATCTAGAAAAACTAGATGAAGCCATTACAACTATGAAAAAAGAAATACCAAACAAACCCTTAGTCTTGCAAGAGTTTGGAATGTCTTCTTATTCTGGTTTTTGGAAACCTTTTGGATCTTCAGATAAAGATCAAGCTAATTACCATAAAAAAATCCAAGAACAAATTGCAGCAAATAATTTACAATTTATGTCTTGGACTTTATATGACTTTACTTCTGTTCCTAATGATGTAGTAGGTAGGTTACCTTGGCGTAAAAATGTTCAAAAACATTTTGGGTTTATTGATAAAAATGGGACAAAAAAGGCTTCGTTTAAATATATTACGCACTAA